One Curtobacterium sp. BH-2-1-1 genomic region harbors:
- the gatC gene encoding Asp-tRNA(Asn)/Glu-tRNA(Gln) amidotransferase subunit GatC: protein MPDITSEQVAHLANLARIALTPEEIEKLTGELSHIVDSVAKVTEVATPDVPATSHPVPLGNVTRPDVVGPTLTQEQALSGAPDSDGERFRVTAILGEEQ, encoded by the coding sequence ATGCCTGACATCACGAGCGAGCAGGTCGCCCACCTGGCGAACCTCGCACGTATCGCACTCACGCCCGAAGAGATCGAGAAGCTCACGGGGGAGCTGTCGCACATCGTCGACAGCGTCGCCAAGGTCACCGAGGTCGCCACCCCGGACGTCCCGGCGACGAGCCACCCCGTGCCGCTCGGCAACGTCACCCGACCCGACGTGGTCGGTCCGACCCTCACGCAGGAGCAGGCGCTCTCGGGCGCCCCCGACTCCGACGGCGAACGGTTCCGCGTGACGGCCATCCTGGGAGAAGAGCAGTGA
- a CDS encoding methyltransferase domain-containing protein: protein MSRTEGIDPRLPAVDLTTRALDLHELMDDPDCDPRALARTFRRFAVVNALVSGWRSAWRTHVAPALPANGRGRVLDLGCGGGDLARALVRWAAADGFDVEVVGADPDARAIDAATRSTPRGVTFRQQSSAELIAAGERFDVVVSNHVLHHLGDEERRGFLADSEQLATSRSLHSDIRRSRSAYRAYAVGSTLVAAGTFVRVDGLRSIRRSFTLPELQDVLPSGWRAERAAPHRVLAIRDA from the coding sequence GTGAGCCGCACCGAGGGGATCGACCCGCGCCTCCCGGCCGTCGACCTGACCACGCGCGCACTGGACCTCCACGAACTCATGGACGACCCGGACTGCGACCCGCGCGCGCTCGCGCGGACGTTCCGACGCTTCGCCGTGGTGAACGCACTCGTGAGCGGCTGGCGCTCCGCGTGGCGGACGCACGTCGCGCCGGCACTCCCCGCGAACGGGCGGGGACGCGTGCTCGACCTCGGGTGCGGCGGCGGCGACCTCGCGCGGGCGCTCGTCCGGTGGGCTGCCGCCGACGGGTTCGACGTCGAGGTCGTCGGGGCCGACCCGGACGCGCGGGCGATCGACGCGGCGACCCGGTCCACCCCGCGCGGTGTCACCTTCCGGCAGCAGTCGAGCGCCGAGCTCATCGCCGCGGGGGAGCGGTTCGACGTCGTCGTGTCGAACCACGTGCTGCACCACCTCGGCGACGAGGAGCGGCGCGGGTTCCTCGCGGACTCCGAGCAGCTGGCGACGAGCCGCAGCCTGCACTCGGACATCCGGCGGTCGCGCTCGGCCTACCGGGCGTACGCGGTCGGTTCGACGCTGGTCGCGGCCGGCACCTTCGTGCGGGTCGACGGGTTGCGCTCGATCCGGCGGAGCTTCACGCTGCCGGAACTCCAGGACGTCCTGCCCTCCGGGTGGCGGGCGGAGCGGGCGGCACCGCACCGGGTCCTCGCGATCCGCGACGCCTGA
- the gatB gene encoding Asp-tRNA(Asn)/Glu-tRNA(Gln) amidotransferase subunit GatB, producing the protein MAQKDALMDFDEALRLYEPVLGFEVHVELATKTKMFSDAPNFFGGEPNTNVTPVDLGLPGSLPVVNAQAVRYSIQLGLALGCSIAESSRFARKNYYYPDNPKNYQISQYDEPIAYEGEVEVELADGTIFTVPIERAHMEEDAGKLTHVGGATGRIQGAEYSLVDYNRAGVPLVEIVTKPIFGAEERAPELGAAYVQVIRDLVRALGVSEARMERGNLRCDANISLRPRGQEKLGTRTETKNVNSFRAVERAIRYEIQRQAAILAAGGSITQETRHWHEDTGRTSAGRPKSDADDYRYFPEPDLLPVVPDPAVIEELRASLPEAPVARRRRLKGDWGFTDLEFQDVVNGGLLDELQGTVAAGAAPQAARKWWTGEISRVANTRDAAPGDLVSPQHVAELIALVESGDLTDRLARQVLEGVIAGEGSPSQVVESRGLKVVSDDSALTAAVDQALAAQPDVLAKIKDGKVQAAGAIIGAVMKAMQGQADAARVRELVLERAQQS; encoded by the coding sequence ATGGCGCAGAAGGACGCGCTGATGGACTTCGACGAGGCACTCCGGCTGTACGAGCCGGTCCTCGGGTTCGAGGTCCACGTCGAGCTCGCGACGAAGACCAAGATGTTCTCGGACGCGCCGAACTTCTTCGGCGGCGAGCCGAACACGAACGTGACGCCGGTCGACCTCGGGCTCCCCGGGTCGCTGCCGGTCGTCAACGCGCAGGCCGTGCGGTACTCGATCCAGCTCGGGCTCGCGCTCGGCTGCTCGATCGCCGAGTCCTCGCGGTTCGCCCGGAAGAACTACTACTACCCGGACAACCCGAAGAACTACCAGATCTCGCAGTACGACGAGCCGATCGCGTACGAGGGCGAGGTCGAGGTCGAGCTCGCCGACGGCACCATCTTCACCGTGCCGATCGAGCGCGCCCACATGGAAGAGGACGCCGGCAAGCTGACGCACGTCGGCGGCGCCACGGGCCGCATCCAGGGTGCCGAGTACTCGCTCGTCGACTACAACCGCGCCGGGGTCCCGCTCGTCGAGATCGTCACGAAGCCGATCTTCGGTGCCGAGGAGCGCGCACCCGAGCTCGGCGCGGCGTACGTGCAGGTCATCCGTGACCTCGTCCGGGCGCTCGGCGTCTCCGAGGCCCGCATGGAACGCGGCAACCTCCGCTGCGACGCGAACATCTCGCTGCGCCCCCGCGGGCAGGAGAAGCTCGGCACGCGCACGGAGACGAAGAACGTCAACTCGTTCCGGGCCGTCGAGCGGGCCATCCGCTACGAGATCCAGCGTCAGGCCGCGATCCTCGCCGCCGGTGGCTCGATCACGCAGGAGACCCGGCACTGGCACGAGGACACCGGTCGCACCTCGGCCGGTCGTCCGAAGTCCGACGCCGACGACTACCGCTACTTCCCGGAGCCCGACCTGCTCCCGGTCGTTCCGGACCCGGCCGTGATCGAGGAGCTCCGCGCTTCCCTGCCCGAGGCCCCGGTGGCACGTCGCCGTCGGCTCAAGGGCGACTGGGGCTTCACCGACCTCGAGTTCCAGGACGTCGTGAACGGCGGGCTGCTCGACGAGCTCCAGGGGACCGTCGCCGCCGGTGCCGCACCGCAGGCCGCCCGCAAGTGGTGGACGGGTGAGATCAGCCGTGTCGCGAACACGCGGGACGCCGCCCCCGGTGACCTCGTCTCGCCGCAGCACGTCGCCGAGCTCATCGCCCTCGTCGAGTCCGGTGACCTGACCGACCGGCTGGCACGCCAGGTCCTCGAAGGCGTCATCGCCGGCGAAGGGTCGCCGTCGCAGGTCGTCGAGTCGCGTGGGCTCAAGGTCGTGTCGGACGACTCGGCGCTCACCGCCGCGGTCGACCAGGCGCTCGCCGCACAGCCCGACGTCCTCGCCAAGATCAAGGACGGCAAGGTCCAGGCCGCCGGCGCCATCATCGGTGCCGTCATGAAGGCCATGCAGGGCCAGGCGGACGCCGCCCGCGTCCGCGAGCTGGTGCTGGAGCGCGCGCAGCAGTCGTAG
- a CDS encoding alpha/beta hydrolase has translation MTGVHLTASVSVSGPSSASGGVTVERGQAFLTDLSSLSGADLLRAGQDRHVLATAEDDPPTAAEVTAWWSGLTDDERDTLTTLAPSVVGNLEGVPYAVRDRANRAVLATGLADHSAAAAVTAMLGQVRDALVHEVGAPDRYLITLDTRGAGRAAIAVGDLDTAADVTVVVPGMFFTVTGQMADFTNTANDLYTEQATVAGLAAPGSGNGVAVVAWMGYRTPDLSNIMSLGMAKTGGERLARTVGGLREIRDGDEPRVNIVAHSYGSTAALMALASGEMSADTLTVLGSPGSDVRTSADLAVSAGQVFVGDAHSDPIAGSGYFGTDPGSAGFGSTVLDLTGGVDVQEAGEVFRRPVGHNDYLKPGTASLHDVALIAVGRGDLVREQVRRGERGGDGLPQASPDMYLVRPQDLQPRD, from the coding sequence ATGACCGGGGTACACCTGACCGCGTCGGTGTCCGTGTCCGGGCCGTCGTCCGCGTCGGGTGGGGTCACCGTCGAGCGCGGGCAGGCGTTCCTCACCGACCTGTCGTCGCTCAGCGGCGCGGACCTCCTCCGTGCCGGTCAGGACCGTCACGTACTCGCGACCGCCGAGGACGACCCGCCGACCGCCGCCGAGGTCACCGCCTGGTGGTCCGGACTCACGGACGACGAGCGCGACACGCTGACGACCCTCGCGCCGTCCGTCGTCGGGAACCTCGAGGGCGTGCCCTACGCGGTCCGTGACCGTGCGAACCGGGCGGTCCTCGCCACGGGTCTCGCCGACCACTCGGCCGCTGCCGCCGTGACCGCGATGCTCGGCCAGGTCCGCGACGCACTCGTGCACGAGGTCGGTGCACCGGACCGGTACCTCATCACGCTCGACACGCGAGGGGCCGGGCGCGCGGCCATCGCCGTCGGGGACCTGGACACCGCCGCCGACGTCACGGTCGTCGTCCCCGGCATGTTCTTCACCGTGACCGGCCAGATGGCGGACTTCACGAACACCGCGAACGACCTCTACACCGAGCAGGCAACCGTGGCCGGACTCGCGGCGCCCGGCTCGGGCAACGGCGTCGCCGTCGTGGCGTGGATGGGCTACCGCACGCCGGACCTGTCGAACATCATGTCGCTCGGCATGGCCAAGACGGGCGGGGAACGCCTCGCCCGGACGGTCGGCGGGCTCCGGGAGATCCGCGACGGCGACGAACCGCGGGTGAACATCGTCGCCCACTCGTACGGGTCGACCGCGGCGCTCATGGCACTGGCCTCGGGGGAGATGAGCGCGGACACCCTGACGGTCCTGGGCTCGCCGGGGAGCGACGTGCGCACCTCGGCCGACCTGGCCGTCAGTGCCGGGCAGGTGTTCGTCGGGGACGCGCACAGCGACCCGATCGCCGGCTCCGGGTACTTCGGCACCGATCCCGGTTCGGCGGGGTTCGGCTCGACCGTGCTCGACCTGACCGGCGGCGTCGACGTGCAGGAGGCCGGCGAGGTGTTCCGCCGACCGGTCGGGCACAACGACTACCTCAAGCCGGGGACGGCGTCGCTGCACGACGTGGCGCTCATCGCCGTCGGCCGCGGGGACCTCGTCCGCGAGCAGGTCCGGCGCGGTGAGCGCGGTGGCGACGGGCTGCCGCAGGCGTCGCCGGACATGTACCTCGTCCGACCGCAGGACCTCCAGCCCCGCGACTGA
- a CDS encoding type III polyketide synthase — MSATIRAIGTAVPETTLEQAAVRDLFASQPDLGRLGRRLVPAAFDASAVEHRHTVLAELDSTRPSGAFRDDHGVLRSPSTGTRNDRYRELAPALFVAAARDAVDRAGVTPESITHVVTVSCTGFTQPGPDLDVVTELGIPRTVFRQHIGFMGCCAAFPALRIAAAFAESVPSAVVLVVCAELCTLHVRAGDDPDQIVANSVFGDGAAAAVVTAEGAGLRLDDFATTVVPEGASEMAWNIGDEGFEMVLSTAVPKLVGATVAEAVAPLLSAVGSAAVDVPTWAVHPGGRAILDRTQVALGLPDAALSASRAVLRDHGNVSSATVLFVLRQVLDDGIDDGAPVIALAFGPGLTVEAARLTAVGSTRPSIPTREQDEPAKAATAATRDHAVETATTGVS, encoded by the coding sequence GTGTCCGCAACGATCCGCGCCATCGGTACCGCCGTCCCCGAGACGACACTCGAGCAGGCTGCGGTGCGCGACCTCTTCGCGTCGCAGCCCGACCTGGGCCGGCTCGGCAGGCGGCTCGTCCCCGCCGCGTTCGACGCCTCCGCCGTCGAGCACCGGCACACGGTGCTCGCGGAACTCGACAGCACGCGGCCGTCCGGCGCCTTCCGCGACGACCACGGCGTGCTGCGGTCCCCGTCGACCGGCACCCGGAACGACCGGTACCGCGAGCTCGCCCCGGCCCTGTTCGTGGCGGCCGCCCGCGACGCCGTGGACCGCGCGGGTGTGACACCCGAGTCGATCACCCACGTGGTGACCGTCTCGTGCACCGGGTTCACCCAGCCCGGCCCCGACCTCGACGTCGTCACCGAACTCGGCATCCCGCGCACGGTCTTCCGCCAGCACATCGGGTTCATGGGGTGCTGCGCGGCGTTCCCGGCGCTCCGCATCGCTGCGGCGTTCGCCGAGTCCGTGCCGTCCGCCGTGGTGCTCGTCGTCTGCGCCGAGCTCTGCACGCTGCACGTCCGGGCGGGCGACGACCCGGACCAGATCGTCGCCAACAGCGTCTTCGGGGACGGTGCGGCGGCCGCCGTGGTCACCGCCGAGGGTGCCGGACTCCGCCTGGACGACTTCGCGACGACGGTCGTGCCCGAGGGTGCGTCCGAGATGGCGTGGAACATCGGCGACGAGGGCTTCGAGATGGTGCTCAGCACGGCCGTCCCGAAGCTCGTCGGTGCCACGGTCGCCGAGGCCGTCGCACCGCTGCTGTCCGCCGTGGGCTCCGCTGCCGTCGACGTTCCGACCTGGGCCGTGCACCCGGGCGGTCGCGCGATCCTCGACCGGACGCAGGTCGCCCTCGGGCTGCCGGACGCCGCCCTCTCGGCGAGCCGTGCCGTCCTGCGCGACCACGGGAACGTCTCGAGTGCCACCGTGCTCTTCGTGCTCCGCCAGGTGCTCGACGACGGCATCGACGACGGTGCCCCCGTCATCGCGCTCGCGTTCGGGCCGGGCCTGACGGTCGAGGCCGCCCGACTGACCGCCGTCGGCAGCACGCGACCGTCGATCCCGACCCGCGAGCAGGACGAACCGGCCAAGGCGGCGACGGCAGCGACCCGCGACCACGCGGTCGAGACGGCGACCACGGGCGTCTCGTGA
- the gatA gene encoding Asp-tRNA(Asn)/Glu-tRNA(Gln) amidotransferase subunit GatA: protein MTDITKLSAAALADALVARDVSSVEATQAHLDRIQAVDGDVHAFLHVNQNAIAAAKSIDSRRAAGDDLGPLAGVPIAIKDVLCTQDMPTTSGSKILEGWVPPYDATPVAKLRAAGLVPLGKTNMDEFAMGSTTEFSAYGPTHNPWDLDRIPGGSGGGSAAAVAAHEAPLALGSDTGGSIRQPGAVTGTVGVKPTYGGVSRYGAIALASSLDQVGPVSRTVLDAALLHDVIGGHDPRDSTSIPDAWPSMAAAAREGLQADTLRGLRVGVVKELAGGEGFQAGVTQRFHETVALLESAGAVVVEIDAPSFAYAISAYYLILPAEASSNLAKFDSVRFGLRVTPENGATVEDVMAATREAGFGPEVKRRIILGTYALSAGYYDAYYGSAQKVRTLVQRDFQAAFEQVDLLVSPSAPTTAFPIGERIDDPLAMYLNDLTTIPANLAGVPGMSIPNGLAPEDSLPTGVQLMAPQREDARLYRYGAALERLLEQQWGRPLIDSIPDLDQSQQSAAQEGVI from the coding sequence GTGACCGACATCACGAAGCTGAGCGCCGCGGCGCTCGCCGACGCCCTCGTGGCGCGCGACGTCTCGAGCGTCGAGGCCACCCAGGCGCACCTGGACCGCATCCAGGCGGTGGACGGCGACGTCCACGCCTTCCTGCACGTCAACCAGAACGCGATCGCCGCGGCGAAGTCGATCGACTCCCGCCGTGCCGCCGGTGACGACCTCGGTCCGCTCGCCGGCGTGCCGATCGCGATCAAGGACGTCCTGTGCACGCAGGACATGCCCACGACGTCCGGCTCGAAGATCCTCGAAGGCTGGGTGCCGCCGTACGACGCCACCCCGGTCGCGAAGCTCCGTGCCGCCGGCCTCGTGCCGCTCGGCAAGACGAACATGGACGAGTTCGCCATGGGCTCGACGACCGAGTTCTCGGCGTACGGCCCGACGCACAACCCGTGGGACCTCGACCGCATCCCCGGTGGCTCTGGTGGCGGCTCGGCCGCCGCGGTCGCCGCGCACGAGGCACCGCTCGCCCTCGGCTCGGACACCGGCGGCTCGATCCGTCAGCCGGGCGCCGTCACCGGAACCGTCGGCGTGAAGCCGACCTACGGCGGGGTGAGCCGCTACGGCGCGATCGCCCTGGCCTCCAGCCTCGACCAGGTCGGCCCCGTGTCGCGCACCGTCCTCGACGCCGCGCTGCTGCACGACGTCATCGGCGGGCACGACCCGCGTGACTCCACGAGCATCCCCGACGCCTGGCCGTCGATGGCCGCCGCTGCGCGCGAGGGCCTGCAGGCGGACACGCTGCGCGGCCTGCGCGTCGGCGTGGTGAAGGAGCTCGCCGGTGGCGAGGGCTTCCAGGCGGGCGTCACCCAGCGCTTCCACGAGACCGTCGCCCTGCTCGAGTCGGCCGGTGCCGTCGTCGTCGAGATCGACGCCCCGTCGTTCGCCTACGCGATCAGCGCGTACTACCTGATCCTCCCGGCCGAGGCGTCGTCGAACCTCGCGAAGTTCGACTCCGTGCGCTTCGGGCTCCGCGTGACGCCCGAGAACGGTGCCACCGTCGAGGACGTCATGGCCGCCACGCGCGAGGCCGGTTTCGGTCCCGAGGTGAAGCGCCGCATCATCCTCGGGACGTACGCGCTGAGCGCCGGCTACTACGACGCCTACTACGGGTCGGCGCAGAAGGTCCGCACCCTCGTGCAGCGCGACTTCCAGGCCGCGTTCGAGCAGGTCGACCTGCTGGTCAGCCCGTCGGCCCCGACGACCGCGTTCCCGATCGGTGAGCGCATCGACGACCCGCTGGCGATGTACCTCAACGACCTGACGACGATCCCGGCGAACCTCGCCGGCGTCCCGGGCATGAGCATCCCGAACGGCCTCGCGCCCGAGGACTCGCTGCCCACGGGCGTGCAGCTCATGGCACCGCAGCGCGAGGACGCCCGGCTCTACCGGTACGGCGCCGCCCTCGAACGCCTGCTCGAGCAGCAGTGGGGCCGCCCGCTCATCGACAGCATCCCGGACCTCGACCAGAGTCAGCAGTCCGCTGCGCAGGAAGGTGTGATCTGA
- a CDS encoding transglycosylase domain-containing protein: protein MRVVRWPGALLTFVAMSALAGMLVAVAVTPGVAVAGESTSGAVSFFEDLPSYLDIQTPQQVSSVYAEKGGQQVKIASFYAENRTTVASGAMAKTLKQAAIDTEDPRFYDEGGIDVVGTLRGAAATVVGGDVQGGSSITQQYVKNVLVQQCEELTGKDAADTEKKVAACYEDAAGVTPQRKLQEMRYAIAVNKKYSKDQILTGYLNLVGLGGRVYGAEAGAEYYFGVHAKDLSLVQSATLVAILNNPSNLRIDQPSNADNGAKNGYAATKERRDYVLQRMYVHHDITKAELEQAKATPVTPKITATANGCSSAATGYDAGYFCDYVRDQVLQDPAFGKTAAERIATLDTKGLEIHTSLDLDLQSQAQTALSTYVPSTMAGVDVGGSNVTVEPGTGRILSMVQNTQYTQGDTSTAGSTAVNYSADSGYGNSGGFQTGSTYKVFTLAEWLATGHTLSQSVSTTEHTFQNSEFTNTCQNVSGGTWPVSNAENVPSSMTVQAATSESINTAYAAMGKQLDLCKIAQLAQSMGIHPAAGGALGQTPASILGVNNLSPIDLAEAYAGFANGGVVCTPTAIDSVTESDGTKITPTPSSCTQGVAADVAGTVDYALQGVLTGSGTAASANPGDSTPKFAKTGTTDGDVQNWLVASSTKYTNATWIGNVQGNVSLANWPFLQGTTGYSAKFGVGKSMMSYLDQTVGGGTLPAADPAMIGQASHTSSSGSSSGSQGDAAATQQPGQQQGQQTGAQQPAQQSPQKPQGKQKGH from the coding sequence ATGCGTGTGGTGCGATGGCCTGGTGCTCTCCTGACGTTCGTCGCGATGTCGGCGCTGGCCGGCATGCTCGTCGCCGTGGCGGTCACGCCGGGGGTCGCCGTCGCGGGCGAGAGCACGTCCGGGGCGGTGTCCTTCTTCGAGGACCTGCCGAGCTACCTCGACATCCAGACGCCGCAGCAGGTCTCCTCCGTCTACGCGGAGAAGGGCGGACAGCAGGTCAAGATCGCCTCGTTCTACGCCGAGAACCGCACGACCGTGGCATCCGGGGCGATGGCGAAGACGCTCAAGCAGGCGGCGATCGACACCGAGGACCCCCGCTTCTACGACGAGGGCGGCATCGACGTCGTCGGCACGCTCCGCGGTGCGGCGGCGACGGTCGTCGGCGGTGACGTGCAGGGCGGGTCGAGCATCACCCAGCAGTACGTGAAGAACGTCCTCGTGCAGCAGTGCGAGGAGCTCACGGGCAAGGACGCCGCGGACACCGAGAAGAAGGTCGCCGCGTGCTACGAGGACGCCGCCGGGGTGACCCCGCAGCGCAAGCTCCAGGAGATGCGGTACGCGATCGCCGTGAACAAGAAGTACTCGAAGGACCAGATCCTCACCGGGTACCTGAACCTCGTCGGGCTCGGCGGCCGCGTGTACGGCGCCGAGGCCGGTGCCGAGTACTACTTCGGCGTGCACGCGAAGGACCTCTCGCTCGTCCAGTCGGCCACCCTCGTCGCGATCCTCAACAACCCGTCGAACCTGCGCATCGACCAGCCGTCGAACGCCGACAACGGTGCGAAGAACGGCTACGCCGCCACCAAGGAACGCCGCGACTACGTGCTGCAGCGCATGTACGTCCACCACGACATCACGAAGGCCGAGCTCGAGCAGGCGAAGGCGACACCGGTCACGCCGAAGATCACCGCCACCGCGAACGGCTGCTCGTCGGCCGCGACCGGGTACGACGCCGGCTACTTCTGCGACTACGTGCGCGACCAGGTGCTGCAGGACCCGGCGTTCGGCAAGACGGCCGCCGAGCGCATCGCGACGCTCGACACCAAGGGCCTCGAGATCCACACCTCGCTCGACCTCGACCTGCAGTCCCAGGCGCAGACCGCGCTGTCGACCTACGTCCCGTCGACGATGGCCGGCGTCGACGTCGGCGGCTCGAACGTCACCGTGGAGCCGGGAACCGGCCGGATCCTCTCGATGGTGCAGAACACGCAGTACACGCAGGGCGACACCTCGACCGCCGGGTCGACCGCGGTGAACTACAGCGCCGACAGCGGGTACGGCAACTCGGGCGGGTTCCAGACGGGCTCGACGTACAAGGTGTTCACGCTCGCCGAGTGGCTCGCCACCGGGCACACCCTCTCGCAGTCCGTGTCGACGACCGAGCACACGTTCCAGAACTCGGAGTTCACGAACACCTGCCAGAACGTCAGCGGCGGGACCTGGCCGGTGTCGAACGCCGAGAACGTGCCGTCGTCGATGACCGTGCAGGCCGCGACCTCGGAGTCGATCAACACCGCCTACGCCGCGATGGGCAAGCAGCTCGACCTGTGCAAGATCGCGCAGCTCGCCCAGTCGATGGGCATCCACCCGGCGGCCGGCGGCGCCCTCGGGCAGACCCCGGCGTCGATCCTCGGCGTGAACAACCTGTCCCCGATCGACCTCGCCGAGGCCTACGCGGGCTTCGCGAACGGCGGTGTGGTCTGCACGCCGACCGCCATCGACTCCGTCACCGAGTCGGACGGCACGAAGATCACCCCGACGCCGTCGTCCTGCACGCAGGGTGTCGCTGCCGACGTGGCCGGGACGGTCGACTACGCGTTGCAGGGCGTCCTCACCGGGTCCGGCACCGCCGCGAGCGCCAACCCCGGCGACAGCACCCCGAAGTTCGCGAAGACCGGCACCACCGACGGCGACGTGCAGAACTGGCTCGTCGCGTCGAGCACGAAGTACACGAACGCGACCTGGATCGGCAACGTCCAGGGCAACGTGAGCCTGGCGAACTGGCCGTTCCTGCAGGGGACCACCGGGTACAGCGCGAAGTTCGGCGTCGGCAAGTCGATGATGTCGTACCTCGACCAGACCGTCGGCGGTGGCACGCTGCCGGCTGCGGACCCGGCGATGATCGGTCAGGCCAGCCACACGTCGTCGAGCGGATCGTCGAGCGGTTCCCAGGGTGACGCGGCGGCGACGCAGCAGCCGGGCCAGCAGCAGGGTCAGCAGACGGGAGCGCAGCAGCCGGCACAGCAGTCTCCACAGAAGCCGCAGGGGAAGCAGAAGGGCCACTGA